One genomic window of Eptesicus fuscus isolate TK198812 chromosome 6, DD_ASM_mEF_20220401, whole genome shotgun sequence includes the following:
- the DNAJB1 gene encoding dnaJ homolog subfamily B member 1 isoform X1, translating to MGKDYYQTLGLARGASDEEIKRAYRRQALRYHPDKNKEPGAEEKFKEIAEAYDVLSDPRKREIFDRYGEEGLKGGGPSGGSSGGANGTSFSYTFHGDPHAMFAEFFGGRNPFDTFFGQRNGEEGMDIDDPFSGFPMGMGGFTNMNFVRSRPAQEPTRKKQDPPVTHDLRVSLEEIYSGCTKKMKISHKRLNPDGKSIRNEDKILTIEVKRGWKEGTKITFPKEGDQTSNNIPADIVFVLKDKPHNIFKRDGSDVIYPARISLREALCGCTVNVPTLDGRTIPIVFKDVIRPGMRRKVPGEGLPLPKTPEKRGDLIIEFEVIFPERIPQTSRTILEQVLPK from the exons ATGGGAAAAGACTATTACCAGACGCTGGGCCTGGCCCGCGGCGCGTCGGACGAGGAGATCAAGCGGGCCTACCGCCGCCAGGCGCTGCGCTACCACCCGGACAAGAACAAGGAGCCCGGCGCCGAGGAGAAGTTCAAGGAGATTGCCGAGGCCTACGACGTGCTCAGCGACCCGCGCAAGCGCGAGATCTTCGACCGCTACGGAGAGGAAG GCCTAAAGGGCGGTGGCCCCAGTGGTGGAAGCAGCGGAGGTGCTAACGGTACCTCCTTTAGCTATACATTCCATGGAGACCCTCATGCCATGTTTGCTGAGTTCTTCGGTGGCCGAAATCCCTTTGACACCTTTTTTGGACAGCGGAACGGGGAGGAAGGCATGGACATTGATGACCCTTTCTCTGGCTTCCCCATGGGCATGGGTGGCTTCACCAACATGAACTTTGTCCGCTCCCGCCCTGCCCAAGAGCCCACCCGAAAGAAGCAAGATCCCCCTGTCACCCATGACCTTAGAGTCTCCCTTGAAGAGATCTACAGCGGCTGTACCAAGAAGATGAAGATCTCCCATAAAAGGCTGAACCCCGATGGGAAGAGCATTCGCAACGAAGACAAAATCTTGACCATTGAAGTGAAACGGGGGTGGAAAGAAGGGACCAAAATCACCTTCCCCAAGGAGGGAGACCAGACCTCTAACAACATTCCAGCCGACATCGTCTTTGTTTTAAAGGACAAGCCACACAATATCTTTAAGAGAGATGGCTCTGATGTCATTTACCCAGCCAGGATCTCCCTTCGGGAG gctctctgtggctgtacTGTGAATGTCCCCACTCTGGACGGCAGGACCATACCCATCGTGTTCAAAGATGTCATCAGGCCTGGCATGCGGCGAAAAGTTCCTGGAGaaggcctccctctccccaaaaCACCCGAGAAACGCGGGGACCTCATTATTGAGTTTGAAGTGATCTTCCCCGAAAGGATTCCCCAGACGTCAAGAACCATACTTGAGCAGGTTCTTCCAAAATAG
- the DNAJB1 gene encoding dnaJ homolog subfamily B member 1 isoform X2, with translation MFAEFFGGRNPFDTFFGQRNGEEGMDIDDPFSGFPMGMGGFTNMNFVRSRPAQEPTRKKQDPPVTHDLRVSLEEIYSGCTKKMKISHKRLNPDGKSIRNEDKILTIEVKRGWKEGTKITFPKEGDQTSNNIPADIVFVLKDKPHNIFKRDGSDVIYPARISLREALCGCTVNVPTLDGRTIPIVFKDVIRPGMRRKVPGEGLPLPKTPEKRGDLIIEFEVIFPERIPQTSRTILEQVLPK, from the exons ATGTTTGCTGAGTTCTTCGGTGGCCGAAATCCCTTTGACACCTTTTTTGGACAGCGGAACGGGGAGGAAGGCATGGACATTGATGACCCTTTCTCTGGCTTCCCCATGGGCATGGGTGGCTTCACCAACATGAACTTTGTCCGCTCCCGCCCTGCCCAAGAGCCCACCCGAAAGAAGCAAGATCCCCCTGTCACCCATGACCTTAGAGTCTCCCTTGAAGAGATCTACAGCGGCTGTACCAAGAAGATGAAGATCTCCCATAAAAGGCTGAACCCCGATGGGAAGAGCATTCGCAACGAAGACAAAATCTTGACCATTGAAGTGAAACGGGGGTGGAAAGAAGGGACCAAAATCACCTTCCCCAAGGAGGGAGACCAGACCTCTAACAACATTCCAGCCGACATCGTCTTTGTTTTAAAGGACAAGCCACACAATATCTTTAAGAGAGATGGCTCTGATGTCATTTACCCAGCCAGGATCTCCCTTCGGGAG gctctctgtggctgtacTGTGAATGTCCCCACTCTGGACGGCAGGACCATACCCATCGTGTTCAAAGATGTCATCAGGCCTGGCATGCGGCGAAAAGTTCCTGGAGaaggcctccctctccccaaaaCACCCGAGAAACGCGGGGACCTCATTATTGAGTTTGAAGTGATCTTCCCCGAAAGGATTCCCCAGACGTCAAGAACCATACTTGAGCAGGTTCTTCCAAAATAG